A genomic stretch from Asterias rubens chromosome 19, eAstRub1.3, whole genome shotgun sequence includes:
- the LOC117303484 gene encoding crystallin J1A-like: MSADQKERAVAAIVGCVVSDAAAQPLHWIYNLGKLDGIVGSRRDSVEFWEPSHNPFYCIETGQGTSYADQTQTLLESLVACEGFNKADFAQRLKATFGPGSRYDNQLNSKYVMKSGKQKGYPIDGPWNPKVMKDFLAKYAQGMQFTGSRDVADMGAVVPVVAMVAMYAGRTEMLEKVEEALTVLYELEEAVAVGMAAARILEQFVLHPGMDGVAAIGAVMQQLSDPKRANPNDLDRAVIGQLKNVLEKKTSEHRHAAKKFFLNS; encoded by the exons ATGTCGGCTGATCAGAAAGAGAGGGCAGTGGCAGCCATTGTAGGGTGTGTTGTCAGTGATGCTGCAG cCCAGCCACTACATTGGATTTACAACCTAGGCAAGCTGGATGGCATCGTCGGCAGTCGCAGAGACTCAGTTGAATTCTGGGAACCGTCTCACAACCCATTCTATTGTATTGAGACTGGACAGGGCACCAGTTACGCTGACCAAACCCAAACACTGCTGGAGTCCTTGGTTGCTTGTGAAG GTTTCAACAAGGCAGATTTTGCACAGAGATTAAAAGCCACATTTGGGCCAGGTTCACGCTATGACAACCAGCTGAATAGCAAGTATGTTATGAAGAGTGGCAAGCAGAAGGGATACCCAATCGATGGTCCCTGGAACCCAAAGGTCATGAAGGACTTCTTGGCCAAGTACGCTCAGGGTATGCAGTTCACAG GGAGTAGAGATGTGGCCGACATGGGTGCTGTCGTTCCAGTTGTTGCCATGGTAGCAATGTACGCAGGTAGAACAGAAATGCTGGAAAAAGTGGAAGAGGCTTTAACTGTGCTTTACGAACTTGAGGAGGCAGTCGCCGTAGGGATGGCTGCTGCCAG AATTCTGGAGCAGTTCGTGTTGCATCCTGGAATGGATGGTGTCGCTGCCATTGGAGCCGTTATGCAACAGCTGTCCGACCCGAAGAGGGCCAACCCTAACGACCTTGACAgagctgtgattggtcaattgaAGAATGTACTGGAGAAGAAGACTAGTGAGCATCGTCATGCGGCCAAGAAGTTCTTTTTGAACAGCTGA
- the LOC117303304 gene encoding crystallin J1B-like, producing MPLLRAVNLGVTPLPLEDMPAHVALEASVDVPGGPCSSLAWKRSTTRVCQLGVDLLDLPGAFQSALHSLINHTDLAAGVRTTIMAGGCNASRSGFIGSCLGARNGSQGIPETWKSKTFSYSKVLELSQKLVAIKLPE from the exons ATGCCGCTTCTCAGGGCTGTGAACTTAGGTGTGACGCCACTCCCTCTTGAGGACATGCCTGCCCATGTCGCCCTCGAGGCGAGTGTCGATGTGCCAGGAGGACCCTGTTCCAGTCTAGCTTGGAAGAGGTCAACCACCCGAGTGTGCCAGTTGGGAGTAGACCTCTTGG ACCTACCCGGGGCCTTTCAGTCGGCCCTTCATTCGCTGATAAACCACACTGACTTGGCAGCTGGTGTCCGGACGACCATCATGGCCGGAGGATGCAATGCGAGTCGCTCGGGGTTCATCGGCTCTTGTCTCGGAGCAAGA aacgGCTCACAGGGTATCCCAGAGACCTGGAAATCCAAGACCTTCTCCTACTCCAAGGTCTTAGAACTTTCACAAAAGTTGGTTGCAATTAAACTTCCAGAATAA
- the LOC117303483 gene encoding calcyclin-binding protein-like, giving the protein MAGVDQLKLDLEEIKRLTPLAARQRVKGVLSVEMSRIEAEIAQLQLSSVISSGEATKPTKEQKPAMKDQLSTTTIKTYGWDQSDKFVKLYITVNGVQSVPESSVSVEYTQQSFKLLVRGLNGSNHQLSILGLLNSIIPDESHYKIKTDSVVIFLKKQQQQEKWSYLTQAEQRIKDKGKPQAKPEANADPSGGVMDMMKKMYDEGDDEMKRTIAKAWTESKDKPGSGMGGMGGMSGMGGMGGMPGMPGMGGMPGMGGMPGMAGMGGAGGMGGLGGLAGMAGMAGMGGLGGMAGMEGLDGMGEADGL; this is encoded by the exons ttgAAGTTGGATCTTGAGGAGATCAAGCGGCTGACCCCCTTAGCAGCTCGTCAACGCGTTAAGGGCGTCCTGTCTGTTGAGATGAGTCGTATTGAAGCAGAGATTGCACAACTGCAACTCTCATCCGTCATAAGCAGCGGTGAAGCCACAAAACCAACAAAGGAGCAGAAACCGGCAATGAAGGACCAACTTAGCACAACGACGATCAAGACTTATG GCTGGGACCAGTCAGACAAgtttgtaaaactttacatcacAGTTAACGGTGTACAAAGCGTCCCAGAGTCCAGTGTGTCTGTGGAATATACCCAACA atcTTTCAAGCTCCTTGTGCGAGGATTAAACGGTTCCAATCATCAACTTTCCATCCTTGGTCTCCTCAATTCCATCATTCCAGACGAGAGTCACTATAAG ATCAAGACAGACAGTGTAGTCATTTTTCTGAAAAAGCAACAGCAGCAAGAGAAGTGGTCTTACCTGACACAGGCTGAGCAGCGAATCAAGGACAAAGGAAAGCC GCAAGCTAAGCCAGAAGCGAATGCAGACCCCAGCGGTGGAGTCATGGACATGATGAAGAAGATGTACGACGAGGGAGACGATGAGATGAAGAGGACCATCGCTAAGGCCTGGACAGAGTCTAAGGACAAGCCAGGATCCGGTATGGGTGGAATGGGTGGTATGTCAGGGATGGGAGGTATGGGTGGAATGCCAGGAATGCCAGGAATGGGTGGAATGCCAGGTATGGGTGGAATGCCAGGTATGGCTGGGATGGGAGGTGCAGGTGGAATGGGTGGTCTGGGTGGGTTGGCTGGGATGGCAGGTATGGCTGGGATGGGAGGATTGGGTGGGATGGCAGGAATGGAAGGGCTTGATGGGATGGGTGAGGCGGATGGGTTGTAA